The following coding sequences are from one Macaca nemestrina isolate mMacNem1 chromosome 1, mMacNem.hap1, whole genome shotgun sequence window:
- the LOC105483104 gene encoding E3 ubiquitin-protein ligase RNF186, with product MACTKTLQQPQPISAGATTTTTAVAPAGGHHGSTECDLECLVCREPYSCPRSPKLLACQHAFCAVCLKLLLCVQDNTWSITCPLCRKVTTVPGGLICSLRDHEAVVRQLAQPCTEVPLCPQELMGPADLAAGHPSLVGEDGQDEVSANHVAARRLAAHLLLLALLIILIGPFIYPGVLRWVLTFIIALALLMSTLFCCLPSSRGSCWPSSRTLFCREQKHSHISSIA from the coding sequence ATGGCCTGCACCAAGACCCTGCAACAGCCCCAGCCCATCTCCGCAGgagccaccacaaccaccaccgcTGTGGCTCCCGCCGGGGGTCATCATGGCTCCACAGAATGTGACCTGGAGTGTCTGGTGTGCCGGGAGCCCTACAGCTGTCCCCGGTCGCCCAAGCTACTGGCCTGCCAGCATGCCTTCTGCGCCGTCTGCCTGAAGCTCCTGCTATGCGTGCAGGACAACACCTGGTCCATCACCTGCCCACTGTGCCGCAAGGTCACCACCGTCCCCGGGGGCCTCATCTGCAGCCTGCGTGACCACGAGGCGGTGGTGAGGCAGCTGGCCCAGCCATGCACAGAGGTGCCGCTCTGTCCTCAGGAGCTGATGGGTCCTGCCGACTTGGCAGCAGGGCACCCCAGCTTGGTGGGAGAGGATGGACAGGATGAAGTAAGTGCAAACCACGTGGCAGCCCGGCGCCTGGCCGCACACCTACTCCTGCTGGCTTTGCTCATCATCCTCATCGGGCCCTTCATCTACCCGGGTGTCTTACGGTGGGTGCTCACCTTCATCATCGCCCTGGCCCTGCTGATGTCCACCCTCTTCTGCTGCCTCCCCAGCAGCCGGGGCAGCTGCTGGCCCTCCTCCAGGACTCTCTTCTgcagagagcagaaacacagccacATCTCTTCCATTGCCTGA